The Lacerta agilis isolate rLacAgi1 chromosome 5, rLacAgi1.pri, whole genome shotgun sequence genome has a segment encoding these proteins:
- the A4GALT gene encoding lactosylceramide 4-alpha-galactosyltransferase: MWKVPTCILKLIKLTSYYKLWAVCIIIFNFMSFISIMFYWRITQDAQDKRQHYSSPTEVKCPPLPTPSSRWPPSSHKDIYFVETSERTNPNFLFMCSVESAARVHPESRIIVLMKGLASYNKTLPKHVAFSLLSCFPNIEFKHLDLINLFSNTPLAGWYSVAQQRWEPYFLPILSDACRITIMWKLGGIYLDTDFIVLKNLNNLTNVLGAQSKYTLNGAFLSFESKHKFIELCMQDFVVDYNRWIWGHQGPQLLTRIFKRWCSIRSLRSSKSCKGVTAVPRDAFYPIRWQDWRKYFEAINASELPALFRNTYAVHVWNKKSQGTQLAITSKTLLAQLQSHYCPSTYTLMKVSF; the protein is encoded by the coding sequence ATGTGGAAAGTGCCTACCTGCATACTGAAATTAATCAAGTTGACTTCATACTACAAACTCTGGGCTGTGTGCATCATCATCTTTAATTTCATGTCCTTCATCTCAATCATGTTCTACTGGAGAATCACGCAGGATGCCCAAGACAAGAGACAGCACTACAGTTCGCCTACAGAGGTTAAGTGTCCTCCTCTTCCCACGCCTTCATCCAGATGGCCTCCTTCATCACACAAAGACATATACTTTGTAGAAACATCGGAACGAACTAATCCAAACTTCCTGTTTATGTGTTCTGTGGAATCAGCAGCCAGGGTTCACCCTGAGTCCAGAATCATTGTTCTTATGAAGGGTTTAGCAAGCTACAATAAGACTTTGCCCAAACATGTGGCCTTCTCCTTGCTTAGCTGTTTCCCCAACATTGAATTCAAACATTTGGACTTGATTAACCTTTTCTCtaacacccccctcgctggctggTATTCAGTGGCTCAGCAGAGGTGGGAGCCTTATTTCTTGCCCATCCTTTCTGATGCGTGCCGAATCACCATCATGTGGAAACTTGGTGGCATCTATTTGGACACAGACTTCATAGTCCTCAAGAACTTAAATAACCTCACCAATGTGCTTGGTGCGCAGTCCAAATATACACTTAATGGTGCCTTTCTCTCGTTTGAGTCCAAACACAAGTTTAtagagctttgcatgcaggactttgtggtggactacAACCGCTGGATCTGGGGGCACCAGGGCCCACAGCTCTTGACACGCATTTTTAAGAGGTGGTGCTCTATCCGTAGCCTCCGAAGCAGCAAAAGCTGCAAGGGTGTTACTGCTGTCCCACGAGATGCCTTTTATCCCATTCGCTGGCAGGATTGGAGGAAGTATTTTGAAGCAATTAACGCTTCCGAACTTCCCGCACTCTTTAGAAACACCTATGCAGTGCATGTCTGGAATAAGAAAAGTCAAGGGACACAACTTGCGATCACCTCTAAAACCTTACTAGCTCAGCTGCAATCCCACTATTGCCCTTCCACATACACGCTCATGAAGGTCTCATTCTGA